In the Manis javanica isolate MJ-LG chromosome 14, MJ_LKY, whole genome shotgun sequence genome, one interval contains:
- the LOC140845916 gene encoding heat shock 70 kDa protein 6-like, producing the protein MTRDNNLLGCFELSGIPPAPRGVPQIEVTFNIDANGILSVTATDRSTGRANNITITNDTGRLSKEEVERTVHEADQYKAQDEAQRDRVAAKNSLEAFVFHVKGSLQEENLRDEIPEEDRHKVQDKCQEVLAWLDHNQSAEKEEYEHQKRELEQICCPTFSRLYGGPGVSGGSSCGAQAHPGAPSTDPVIEEVD; encoded by the coding sequence ATGACCAGGGACAACAACCTGCTGGGGTGCTTTGAGCTCAGTGGCATCCCTCCTGCCCCGCGTGGAGTCCCCCAGATTGAGGTGACCTTCAACATTGATGCTAATGGCATCCTGAGTGTGACAGCCACTGacaggagcacagggagggccaACAATATCACCATCACCAACGACACAGGCCGGCTGAGCAAGGAGGAGGTGGAGCGGACGGTTCATGAGGCAGACCAGTACAAGGCCCAAGATGAAGCCCAGAGGGACAGGGTGGCTGCCAAAAACTCCCTGGAGGCCTTTGTCTTCCATGTGAAGGGTTCCTTGCAAGAGGAAAACCTTAGGGACGAGATTCCTGAAGAGGACAGGCACAAAGTACAAGACAAGTGTCAGGAAGTCCTTGCCTGGCTGGATCACAACCAGTCAGCAGAGAAGGAGGAGTATGAGCATCAGAAGAGGGAGCTGGAGCAAATCTGTTGCCCCACCTTCTCCAGGCTCTATGGGGGGCCTGGTGTATCTGGGGGTAGCAGTTGTGGAGCTCAAGCCCACCCGGGAGCCCCCAGCACAGACCCTGTCATTGAGGAAGTTGATTGA
- the LOC108387427 gene encoding putative heat shock 70 kDa protein 7, with amino-acid sequence MPAPRGAAVGIDLGTTYSCVGVFQRGRVEIPANDQGNRTTPSYVAFTDTERLMGDAAKSQAALNPHNTVFDAKRLIGRKFADATVQADLRHWPFQVVGEGDRPKVRVCYRGEDKAFCPKELSTMVLSRMKETAEAYLGQPVTHAVITVPAYFNDSQRQATKDAGAMGLNVMRIINEPTAAAIAYGLDRRGAGERNVLIFDLGGGTFDVSVLTIDAGVFEVKATAGDTHLDGEDFDNRLVNHFVAEF; translated from the coding sequence ATGCCCGCCCCGCGGGGAGCGGCCGTAGGCATCGACCTGGGCACCACGTACTCGTGCGTGGGCGTGTTCCAGCGTGGCCGCGTGGAGATCCCCGCCAATGACCAGGGCAACCGCACCACGCCCAGCTACGTGGCCTTCACCGACACCGAGCGCCTGATGGGCGACGCCGCCAAGAGCCAGGCGGCCCTGAACCCGCACAACACCGTGTTTGACGCCAAGCGGCTGATCGGGCGCAAGTTCGCCGACGCGACGGTGCAGGCGGACCTGCGGCACTGGCCCTTCCAGGTGGTAGGCGAGGGCGACAGGCCCAAGGTGCGCGTGTGCTACCGCGGGGAGGACAAGGCGTTCTGCCCCAAGGAGCTCTCGACCATGGTGCTGAGCAGGATGAAGGAGACGGCCGAGGCGTACCTGGGCCAGCCCGTGACGCACGCTGTGATCACTGTGCCCGCTTACTTCAACGATTCGCAGCGCCAGGCCACCAAAGACGCGGGTGCCATGGGGCTCAACGTGATGCGGATCATCAACGAGCCCACGGCGGCCGCCATCGCCTACGGGCTGGACCGGCGGGGCGCCGGAGAGCGAAACGTGCTCATTTTCGACCTGGGTGGAGGCACCTTCGACGTGTCGGTGCTCACTATCGACGCCGGTGTCTTTGAGGTGAAAGCCACGGCTGGAGACACTCACCTGGATGGAGAGGATTTCGACAACCGGCTGGTGAACCACTTCGTGGCGGAGTTCTGA
- the LOC140845915 gene encoding low affinity immunoglobulin gamma Fc region receptor II-like — protein sequence MGVLSSLPLPAAESDRAEGTPCHPVGHTLLWTALLFLAPVAGTPADLPKAVVDLKPPWINVLREDYVTLRCQGALSPEDSPTQWFFNGSSIRTQVRPRYSFKASSSHSGDYRCQTDQTSLSDPVHLDVISDWLLLQTPRLVFQEPEPILLRCHSWKNKSLYKIIFFQDGKPRKFSHMNSSFSIPRANVSHSGTYHCTGVIGQMRHSSRPMAIAVRGPAVLFISPPWCQITFCLVMGLLYVVDTGLYFSVQRDLQSSVGDWRNHRVRRSPRPQDK from the exons ATGGGGGTCCTCTcatccctgcccctccccgcTGCTGAGAGCGACAGGGCTGAGGGCACACCTTGCCATCCTGTGGGCCACACCCTCCTGTGGACAGCTCTGCTATTCCTGG CTCCTGTGGCTGGGACACCTG CGGATCTCCCGAAGGCCGTGGTGGACCTCAAGCCCCCCTGGATCAACGTGCTCCGGGAGGATTATGTGActctgaggtgccagggggcccTCTCGCCTGAGGACTCCCCCACCCAGTGGTTCTTTAACGGGAGCTCCATCCGGACCCAGGTCCGGCCGCGCTACAGCTTCAAGGCCAGCAGCAGCCACAGCGGGGACTACAGGTGCCAGACGGACCAGACCAGCCTCAGCGACCCTGTGCATCTGGACGTGATTTCTG ACTGGCTGCTGCTCCAGACCCCTCGCCTGGTGTTCCAGGAGCCAGAGCCCATCCTGTTGAGGTGCCACAGCTGGAAAAACAAGTCTCTGTACAAGATCATATTCTTCCAGGACGGAAAACCCAGGAAATTTTCCCATATGAATTCTAGCTTCTCCATCCCACGAGCGAACGTCAGTCACAGCGGCACCTACCACTGCACCGGGGTCATAGGGCAGATGCGGCACTCGTCCAGGCCCATGGCCATCGCCGTCCGAG GTCCAGCAGTTTTATTCATCTCTCCACCTTGGTGTCAAATCACTTTCTGCCTGGTGATGGGACTCCTGTATGTGGTGGACACGGGGCTGTATTTTTCTGTGCAGAGAGACCTTCAAAGCTCAGTGGGGGACTGGAGGAATCACAGAGTCAGACGGAGCCCACGCCCTCAGGACAAATGA